The Opitutales bacterium ASA1 genome window below encodes:
- a CDS encoding DUF1800 domain-containing protein produces the protein MQDTMSLPPVESAWEPLPASAWDAGAARHLLQRIGFSATDAAVREALAAPLDASLKRAFTPSPPLAETPSMEKLRTLLESLQGVDAAHRRTRRDEVRDLERAGYEEFGIAWLERASAPVHSAWEKYVLFLQDVFVVAFSKVRNPVLLHRHQQTLRAGGAGSYSDLCKAVVRSPAMILYLDLQTSKAGAANENFARELFELFTLGEGAYTESDIKEAARAFTGWGVRDGESVFRRRAWDAGPKTVFGRTGAWTGDDIVDLVFERPAAATFLPRELVRFYLTDRAVDESYLEALGALWRESGYDLQTLLVRFFGSRFFFSPEFRGDQITSPTQFLLGMLQDLELDVAPFPRVTLGALRQMGQPFFNPPNVRGWLGGRHWINSATLAARRQLVDTLCTPLDKARLNGDELAALERAQAADKANVTVADPLAVLRRISAEDGAVLGRLATVAGTCLDSDARARFGAGADGGSDADARRARLVLAAVLASPRYQLC, from the coding sequence ATGCAAGACACGATGTCTCTTCCTCCCGTGGAGAGCGCTTGGGAACCGTTGCCCGCTTCCGCTTGGGACGCGGGCGCCGCCCGACACTTGCTCCAGCGCATCGGCTTTTCCGCGACGGATGCCGCCGTCCGCGAGGCGCTCGCCGCCCCGTTGGACGCGTCACTGAAGCGGGCTTTCACGCCCTCGCCTCCCTTGGCGGAAACGCCGTCGATGGAAAAGCTCCGCACCTTGCTCGAGAGCCTTCAGGGTGTCGACGCCGCCCACCGCCGGACACGACGCGACGAAGTGCGCGACCTGGAGCGGGCGGGATACGAGGAGTTCGGTATCGCTTGGCTCGAGCGCGCCTCGGCTCCGGTTCACTCGGCGTGGGAAAAATACGTCCTCTTCCTGCAGGATGTGTTCGTCGTCGCGTTCTCGAAAGTCCGCAACCCCGTCCTCCTCCACCGTCACCAGCAGACGCTCCGGGCGGGGGGCGCCGGTTCGTATTCGGATCTCTGCAAGGCCGTCGTCCGTTCTCCCGCGATGATCCTCTACCTCGACCTCCAGACGAGCAAGGCCGGGGCGGCGAACGAGAACTTCGCGCGGGAACTCTTCGAATTGTTCACCCTCGGCGAGGGTGCCTACACCGAGTCGGACATCAAGGAAGCGGCTCGCGCCTTCACCGGTTGGGGCGTGCGCGACGGCGAGTCGGTGTTTCGCCGCCGGGCATGGGACGCCGGACCCAAGACCGTCTTCGGTCGCACCGGCGCATGGACGGGCGACGACATCGTCGACCTCGTGTTTGAACGCCCCGCCGCCGCCACCTTCCTGCCACGCGAACTGGTGCGGTTCTACCTCACCGATCGTGCGGTCGACGAATCCTACCTCGAGGCCCTCGGCGCTCTCTGGCGCGAGTCGGGCTACGACCTGCAAACTCTGCTGGTGCGCTTCTTCGGGAGCCGCTTCTTCTTCTCCCCCGAGTTTCGCGGAGACCAGATCACGAGCCCCACGCAGTTCCTGCTCGGGATGCTGCAGGACCTCGAACTCGACGTCGCACCCTTCCCGCGCGTCACGCTCGGAGCCCTGAGGCAAATGGGCCAACCGTTCTTCAATCCCCCGAACGTCCGCGGCTGGCTCGGCGGGCGCCACTGGATCAACTCCGCCACGCTCGCCGCACGTCGCCAACTCGTGGATACGCTCTGCACCCCGCTCGACAAGGCGCGCCTCAACGGAGACGAACTCGCCGCCCTCGAACGCGCCCAAGCCGCGGACAAGGCGAACGTCACCGTCGCCGATCCCCTCGCCGTGTTGCGCCGCATCTCGGCGGAGGACGGAGCCGTCCTCGGTCGCCTCGCAACCGTCGCCGGAACGTGCCTCGATTCCGATGCGAGGGCGCGCTTCGGGGCAGGAGCCGATGGCGGATCCGATGCCGACGCACGTCGCGCGCGGCTCGTTCTTGCCGCCGTGCTCGCCTCCCCTCGCTACCAACTCTGCTGA
- a CDS encoding MoaD/ThiS family protein — MSASAQGPASDARSIRVVLPVHLRTLAQVGTELRVELPAEAPVTQRTVLDAVEARHPVLRGTIRDAKTARRRPLVRFFACEQDLSHESPDAPLPEAVVDGREPYLVVGSMAGG, encoded by the coding sequence ATGAGCGCGTCCGCCCAAGGGCCCGCGTCGGATGCGCGTTCGATCCGCGTCGTCCTGCCGGTGCATCTTCGTACGCTCGCACAAGTCGGCACCGAGCTGCGCGTCGAGCTGCCCGCCGAAGCTCCGGTGACGCAACGCACCGTGCTCGACGCCGTCGAGGCGAGACACCCCGTCCTCCGCGGCACGATCCGCGACGCGAAGACCGCACGCCGCCGCCCGCTCGTCCGCTTCTTCGCTTGCGAACAGGACCTGTCTCACGAGTCGCCCGACGCGCCTCTTCCCGAGGCCGTCGTCGACGGTCGCGAGCCCTACCTCGTCGTCGGCTCGATGGCCGGCGGTTGA
- a CDS encoding DUF1501 domain-containing protein has product MKNAIHSLPATRREFLRRGAGGIGLLAFGRYAPAFLAQSALLGAPAPEKDRTILVLVQLAGGNDGLNTVIPHGDDAYHRLRPTIGIRAPDTLPLADGVGFHRELAALRSLYDDGSLAVVQNVGYPNPNRSHFRSTEIWETASDSSEYLPSGWIGRWFDNACAGAPEADGPVGIHVGGEMPQTFLAGDDHPVFGITRGGGRAPDAEQARLAEQILSRSEPHEGANHAFLRHTMMDALVSEKRIRRILAGLRPEAEYPQRPLALALSGIAAMIAARLPTRVYFVSHGGFDTHANQAPTHARLLRELAEAMAAFQRDLVARGLADQVTTMTFSEFGRRPSENASKGTDHGTAAPLFVMGSRIRGGLHGTPPSLDIGPREDLRFSTDFRRVYATVLDRWLGTPSAAVLGSAHEPMAFL; this is encoded by the coding sequence ATGAAAAACGCGATCCACTCGCTCCCCGCAACCCGTCGTGAGTTCCTCCGCCGCGGGGCCGGCGGCATCGGCCTGCTCGCCTTCGGTCGTTACGCTCCGGCCTTTCTCGCGCAGAGCGCGCTTCTCGGTGCACCCGCGCCGGAAAAGGATCGCACGATCCTCGTGCTCGTCCAACTCGCCGGTGGCAACGACGGGCTCAACACCGTGATCCCGCACGGGGACGACGCCTACCACCGGCTCCGTCCGACCATTGGTATCCGCGCTCCGGATACGCTTCCACTCGCCGACGGCGTCGGCTTTCACCGCGAACTGGCGGCACTCCGGTCGCTCTACGACGACGGCAGCCTCGCCGTGGTGCAGAACGTGGGCTACCCGAATCCGAATCGCAGCCACTTCCGCTCGACCGAGATCTGGGAGACCGCCAGCGATTCCTCGGAATACCTCCCGTCGGGATGGATCGGACGCTGGTTCGACAACGCCTGCGCCGGAGCGCCCGAGGCCGATGGGCCGGTCGGCATCCACGTGGGCGGCGAAATGCCGCAAACGTTCCTCGCCGGCGACGACCACCCCGTGTTCGGCATCACCCGCGGCGGCGGTCGCGCTCCCGACGCCGAACAGGCACGGCTGGCGGAGCAAATCCTCTCGCGGAGCGAACCGCACGAAGGCGCCAATCACGCCTTCCTGCGACACACCATGATGGACGCTCTCGTATCCGAAAAACGCATACGCCGCATCCTCGCCGGTTTGCGGCCCGAGGCCGAGTATCCGCAGCGACCGCTCGCGCTCGCCCTTTCCGGCATCGCCGCGATGATCGCCGCGCGACTTCCCACGCGCGTCTACTTCGTGTCGCACGGCGGATTCGACACCCACGCCAACCAGGCCCCGACCCACGCGCGGCTCCTGCGCGAACTCGCCGAGGCCATGGCGGCCTTCCAGCGGGATCTCGTCGCACGCGGGCTCGCCGATCAGGTGACGACGATGACCTTCTCCGAGTTCGGTCGGCGTCCCTCCGAAAACGCGAGCAAGGGCACCGACCACGGCACCGCCGCTCCGCTCTTCGTCATGGGATCGCGGATACGCGGCGGGCTGCACGGCACGCCGCCCTCGCTCGACATCGGCCCGCGCGAAGACTTGCGCTTCTCCACCGACTTTCGCCGCGTCTACGCGACCGTGCTCGACCGATGGCTCGGCACGCCGTCCGCCGCCGTGCTCGGATCCGCCCACGAGCCGATGGCGTTCCTGTAG
- a CDS encoding alpha/beta hydrolase, which translates to MSARGCIVTVWLGLFAFALAARAAAPEATPESLPGSEPHVYRALEPVPLRLHVFKPEGWDASRPRAAFVFFFGGGWTTGTPARAGAAWARVATEWGMVGIAPDYRTRGRFGTSPLEAVADGRAALRWVQEHAAELGVDPARIVVGGNSAGGHVALWTGIGAAPPGSSADESPVWRPAALVLTSAVSDTSLLSGYTPARFGENAMALSPLHQLDDAVPPVLAFHGDADKTVPYAQAVALHERLRAIGRESELATVPGGSHSYANELPEWRDETRERVREFLSALGLIE; encoded by the coding sequence ATGAGTGCTCGCGGATGCATCGTCACGGTTTGGCTCGGTCTCTTCGCCTTCGCTTTAGCTGCACGCGCGGCGGCGCCGGAGGCCACCCCCGAGAGCCTGCCTGGCTCGGAACCGCATGTGTATCGCGCTCTGGAGCCGGTGCCGCTGCGTCTGCACGTCTTCAAGCCGGAGGGATGGGACGCGTCGCGGCCGCGGGCGGCGTTCGTGTTCTTCTTCGGCGGTGGTTGGACCACCGGCACGCCGGCGCGCGCGGGGGCGGCGTGGGCGCGTGTGGCGACGGAGTGGGGGATGGTCGGTATCGCGCCCGACTACCGCACGCGCGGGCGTTTCGGCACGTCGCCGCTCGAGGCGGTCGCGGATGGGCGCGCGGCGTTGCGCTGGGTGCAGGAGCACGCAGCAGAGCTGGGCGTCGATCCGGCTCGGATCGTGGTCGGCGGGAATTCCGCGGGTGGCCATGTCGCGCTTTGGACCGGCATCGGTGCTGCCCCGCCGGGATCGTCCGCCGACGAGTCGCCCGTGTGGCGACCCGCGGCGCTCGTCCTCACTTCGGCGGTCTCGGACACGTCGTTGCTTTCCGGATACACGCCGGCCCGATTCGGCGAAAACGCCATGGCGCTCTCGCCGTTGCACCAGCTCGACGACGCGGTGCCGCCGGTGCTGGCGTTCCACGGAGACGCGGACAAGACGGTGCCGTACGCGCAGGCGGTGGCGTTGCACGAACGGCTGCGTGCGATCGGGCGCGAGAGCGAGCTGGCGACGGTTCCCGGAGGTTCACACAGCTACGCCAACGAGTTGCCGGAATGGCGCGACGAGACACGCGAGCGCGTGCGCGAGTTTCTGTCCGCACTCGGGCTTATCGAGTGA